In a single window of the Phycisphaerae bacterium genome:
- a CDS encoding PspA/IM30 family protein, which produces MERPGVEMIAGKLWHAIKAQINKIANFFWTADPIAQMQYEYDLAVNQLKEGREGLEQYRGLVERVGRQVAANKAHVANLEAKVKAYLQAGDRESAGKYALELQKAKKELSENEAQLNLHEEAYNNNLLKIKHASGKLAQVRDKISKYDAELKMSRAEAEMAKLATDFNFDVTTDFGQIEQVIQDKIGLNRAKARVAADLSGDGIADIKQEQAMEKVMADQALRDFEIQAGLVTPETAKVTDTAKELGPAKEKQVMTDE; this is translated from the coding sequence ATGGAAAGGCCAGGTGTCGAGATGATCGCAGGCAAGCTGTGGCACGCTATCAAGGCTCAGATCAACAAGATCGCGAACTTTTTCTGGACAGCCGACCCCATTGCCCAGATGCAGTACGAGTACGACTTGGCCGTCAATCAGCTGAAGGAAGGCCGGGAAGGCCTGGAGCAGTACCGGGGCCTGGTCGAGCGTGTCGGCCGGCAGGTTGCCGCGAACAAGGCCCACGTTGCCAACCTGGAGGCCAAGGTGAAGGCCTATCTTCAGGCGGGCGACCGGGAGTCGGCTGGCAAGTACGCCCTCGAACTGCAGAAGGCCAAGAAGGAGCTGTCTGAGAACGAGGCTCAGCTCAATCTTCATGAGGAGGCGTACAACAACAACCTGCTCAAGATCAAGCATGCCAGCGGCAAACTGGCTCAGGTGCGCGACAAGATTTCCAAGTATGACGCTGAACTGAAGATGAGCCGGGCCGAGGCGGAGATGGCCAAGCTCGCCACGGACTTCAACTTTGACGTGACCACGGATTTCGGCCAGATCGAGCAGGTGATCCAGGACAAGATCGGATTGAATCGAGCGAAGGCCCGCGTGGCTGCCGATCTGTCCGGTGACGGGATTGCTGACATCAAGCAGGAGCAGGCCATGGAGAAGGTCATGGCCGACCAGGCTCTGCGCGACTTCGAAATCCAGGCTGGCCTGGTGACCCCGGAGACGGCCAAGGTGACGGACACGGCGAAGGAACTCGGCCCGGCGAAGGAGAAGCAGGTGATGACCGATGAGTGA